A region from the Actinoplanes sp. OR16 genome encodes:
- a CDS encoding GntR family transcriptional regulator has translation MFDDHSPIYRQIAEQIKAQVLQGVLKAEEKVMSTNQYAADYRINPATAAKAFQQLVDEGVIYKRRGVGMFVSADAPRRLRDEKRERFFADVVEPMVAEARTLDIPAADIVAYIEDIFRGDGR, from the coding sequence ATGTTCGACGACCACAGCCCGATCTACCGGCAGATCGCCGAGCAGATCAAGGCACAGGTGCTCCAGGGTGTGCTCAAGGCCGAGGAGAAGGTGATGTCCACGAATCAGTACGCGGCGGACTACCGGATCAACCCGGCCACCGCGGCGAAGGCGTTCCAGCAACTCGTCGACGAAGGCGTCATCTACAAACGGCGCGGGGTCGGCATGTTCGTCAGCGCCGACGCGCCGCGGCGGCTGCGCGACGAGAAGCGCGAGCGATTCTTCGCCGACGTCGTGGAGCCGATGGTCGCCGAGGCTCGCACCCTGGACATCCCGGCCGCCGACATCGTGGCCTACATCGAAGACATCTTCCGGGGGGACGGCCGATGA
- a CDS encoding ATP-binding cassette domain-containing protein, whose amino-acid sequence MTLDISTTDLRVRYGDTEALHGLDLDLPGGKIYGLLGRNGAGKSTLLSVLAGFRKPSSGTVRIGGRPVFENLAVTSRICLIRDDGSVGDPTEKLGDILDMARYLRPGWDQGYADELMDRFALPRKKSLNAVSRGQRSAFGVVVGLASRAPLTMFDEAHLGMDAPTRQLFLDELLRDYLQRPRTFVISTHLIEEQSPLFEEVLIIDRGRVIVHEELDELRSRGVSVTGPAEVVEEFVTGLTVVGRQRLGSTEQAMVYGALGDDRRRQAKLSGLELGPVGVQDLFIHLTSTSTGADR is encoded by the coding sequence ATGACGCTCGACATATCCACCACCGACCTGCGGGTGCGCTACGGCGACACCGAGGCGCTGCACGGTCTCGACCTGGACCTGCCGGGCGGCAAGATCTACGGCCTGCTCGGCCGCAACGGCGCCGGCAAGAGCACGCTGCTCAGCGTCCTGGCCGGGTTCCGCAAGCCGTCGTCGGGAACGGTCCGGATCGGCGGCCGTCCGGTCTTCGAGAACCTCGCGGTGACCAGCCGGATCTGCCTGATCCGCGACGACGGCTCGGTGGGTGACCCGACCGAGAAACTGGGCGACATCCTCGACATGGCCCGCTACCTGCGGCCGGGCTGGGACCAGGGGTACGCCGACGAGCTGATGGACCGTTTCGCGCTGCCGCGCAAGAAGAGCCTGAACGCGGTGTCGCGGGGGCAGCGCTCGGCGTTCGGGGTGGTCGTCGGGCTGGCCTCGCGGGCGCCGCTGACCATGTTCGACGAGGCGCACCTGGGCATGGACGCGCCGACCCGGCAGCTGTTCCTCGACGAGCTGCTGCGCGATTACCTGCAGCGGCCACGCACGTTCGTCATCTCCACCCACCTGATCGAGGAGCAGAGCCCGCTCTTCGAAGAGGTGCTGATCATCGATCGGGGCCGGGTCATCGTCCACGAGGAACTCGACGAGCTGCGCTCGCGCGGCGTGTCGGTGACCGGGCCGGCCGAGGTGGTCGAGGAGTTCGTGACCGGCTTGACCGTGGTGGGCCGGCAGCGGCTGGGATCGACCGAGCAGGCCATGGTCTACGGCGCGCTCGGCGACGACCGGCGCCGGCAGGCCAAGCTGTCCGGCCTGGAGCTGGGGCCGGTCGGCGTGCAGGACCTGTTCATCCACCTGACGAGCACGAGCACGGGAGCCGACCGATGA
- a CDS encoding dihydrodipicolinate synthase family protein: MDLSGIHVPLITPFDERGEVAYPALEKLAHDVREAGAHLVALGTTAEAGSLTGAERRRVLDLLDRTNLIVGADTPDQLREAGGARAALTLVPPFVRPGEEGVIRHFEALAASSPIPLIVYHVPQRTGQPLTGDTIRRLAAIDGVIGIKYATGVIDTDLVDLLADPPDGFAILCGDDVFLAPMLAMGAHGGILASAHLATERFVRFQREREIAEGHRLARLSTALFAQPNPTVVKAALHAAGRIPTPGVRLPLLPALAPSFYGSLLE, translated from the coding sequence ATGGATCTCTCCGGCATTCACGTCCCGCTGATCACTCCCTTCGACGAACGCGGCGAGGTCGCCTATCCCGCCCTGGAGAAGCTGGCCCACGACGTCCGCGAGGCCGGCGCGCACCTGGTCGCGCTCGGCACGACCGCGGAAGCCGGCTCGCTCACCGGCGCAGAGCGGCGGCGTGTCCTGGATCTCCTGGACCGCACGAACCTCATCGTCGGCGCCGACACACCCGATCAACTGCGCGAGGCCGGCGGAGCCCGCGCCGCGCTGACCCTGGTCCCGCCGTTCGTCAGGCCCGGCGAAGAGGGCGTGATCCGGCACTTCGAAGCACTCGCCGCGAGCAGCCCGATCCCGCTGATCGTCTATCACGTGCCGCAGCGCACCGGTCAGCCGCTGACCGGCGACACCATCCGGCGGCTCGCCGCGATCGACGGCGTGATCGGGATCAAGTACGCGACCGGTGTGATCGACACCGATCTGGTCGACCTGCTCGCGGATCCGCCGGACGGCTTCGCGATCCTCTGCGGCGACGACGTGTTCCTCGCGCCGATGCTGGCGATGGGCGCGCACGGTGGCATCCTCGCCTCCGCGCACCTGGCGACCGAGCGTTTCGTCCGATTCCAGCGAGAGCGCGAAATCGCCGAGGGTCACCGGCTCGCGCGCCTGTCGACGGCGCTGTTCGCGCAGCCCAACCCCACGGTGGTCAAGGCGGCGCTGCATGCTGCGGGCCGCATTCCCACCCCGGGCGTACGGCTACCGCTCTTGCCCGCCCTCGCCCCCAGCTTCTATGGTTCATTACTGGAGTAA
- a CDS encoding sugar nucleotide-binding protein — translation MRLLITGGTGSLGRRVVARAVAAGWEPVGTYLTAPGPRAGVRLDIRDQADVRRVLREVRPDAVVHAAAGRDRNDWRANADGAANVAVAAAAAGVRLVHVSSDAIFSGRAVHYDEDALPDPVYAYGAAKAAAETAVRAADPSAAVVRTSLILGDGNGAHEILTHDLVAGRVRGALFTDEIRKPVHVDDLADALLELAGNDYAGVLNVAGADAVSRYDLGVLIARRDGLDVDALPAATVASLGLQRPTDVRLVIDRAAAVLTTPLRGATAFIG, via the coding sequence ATGCGCCTTCTCATCACCGGGGGAACCGGTTCGCTCGGCCGCCGCGTCGTCGCCCGCGCGGTGGCCGCCGGGTGGGAGCCGGTCGGCACGTACCTGACCGCGCCCGGCCCGCGGGCGGGCGTGCGGCTGGACATCCGGGATCAGGCCGACGTGCGGCGGGTGCTGCGCGAGGTCCGCCCGGACGCGGTGGTGCACGCTGCCGCCGGCCGTGATCGCAACGACTGGCGGGCCAATGCGGACGGTGCGGCGAACGTCGCGGTCGCGGCCGCGGCGGCCGGCGTCCGGCTCGTGCACGTCTCCAGTGACGCGATCTTCTCCGGCCGGGCCGTCCACTACGACGAGGACGCGCTGCCCGATCCGGTCTACGCCTACGGCGCGGCGAAGGCGGCCGCCGAGACCGCGGTCCGGGCCGCCGACCCGTCCGCGGCGGTGGTCCGGACCTCGCTGATCCTCGGCGACGGCAACGGCGCCCACGAGATCCTCACCCACGATCTGGTCGCCGGCCGGGTCCGGGGCGCCCTGTTCACCGACGAGATCCGCAAGCCGGTGCACGTGGACGATCTGGCCGACGCGCTGCTCGAACTGGCCGGCAACGACTACGCGGGCGTGCTGAACGTGGCCGGCGCCGACGCGGTCAGCCGCTACGACCTCGGCGTTCTGATCGCCCGCCGGGACGGGCTCGACGTGGACGCGCTCCCCGCCGCCACGGTGGCGTCGCTCGGCCTGCAGCGGCCCACCGACGTGCGCCTGGTGATCGACCGGGCGGCGGCCGTGCTGACGACCCCGCTGCGGGGCGCCACCGCGTTTATCGGATGA
- a CDS encoding LysR family transcriptional regulator yields MLDVRRLRLLHDLDRLGTIAAVANLHVYTPSAVSQQLSALEREAGVALLERTGRRVTLTAAGRVLVRQAAAVLAALESADAALAAVRAGPSGPLRIGAFPSAVRTILPPALVALAREHPALELMVTELDPAAVPSALRDRTVDAGLTHSYDLLPLPGGPSPATDDLESVPLLDEAVHVAVPSPLADPSSAPGASIADLRERDWVMASPGTLCHEAAMLVCATAGFTPRIRHQADDFTAVLALVAAGQGVALIPALAVTTLPPGVRLLPAPTRRRTRIAYRRGAATHPSVAALTAALHTSAAALPALLPGP; encoded by the coding sequence ATGCTCGACGTCCGACGGCTGCGCCTGCTCCACGATCTCGACCGCCTGGGCACGATCGCGGCGGTGGCGAACCTGCACGTCTACACGCCGTCGGCGGTGTCGCAGCAGCTGTCCGCCCTGGAACGCGAGGCCGGGGTGGCGCTGCTCGAACGCACCGGCCGCCGGGTCACCCTGACCGCCGCCGGCCGGGTCCTGGTCCGCCAGGCCGCCGCGGTGCTCGCCGCCCTGGAGTCGGCCGACGCCGCCCTCGCCGCCGTGCGCGCCGGACCGTCCGGTCCGTTACGGATCGGCGCCTTCCCCAGCGCCGTGCGCACCATCCTGCCGCCGGCCCTGGTCGCGCTGGCCCGGGAACATCCGGCCCTGGAACTGATGGTGACCGAACTCGATCCGGCCGCCGTCCCGTCCGCCCTGCGCGACCGCACCGTGGACGCGGGACTGACCCACTCCTACGACCTGCTGCCACTGCCCGGCGGCCCGTCGCCGGCGACGGATGACCTGGAGTCGGTGCCGCTGCTCGACGAAGCGGTCCACGTCGCCGTCCCGTCACCGCTTGCCGACCCGAGCAGCGCGCCGGGCGCGAGCATCGCCGACCTGCGCGAACGGGACTGGGTGATGGCGTCGCCGGGGACGTTGTGCCACGAGGCGGCCATGCTGGTGTGCGCCACGGCGGGCTTCACCCCGCGGATCCGGCACCAGGCCGACGACTTCACCGCCGTGCTGGCCCTGGTGGCCGCCGGCCAGGGCGTCGCGCTGATCCCCGCCCTGGCCGTGACGACACTGCCACCCGGCGTCCGCCTGCTGCCGGCCCCGACCCGCCGCCGCACGCGCATCGCCTACCGCCGCGGCGCCGCCACCCACCCGTCCGTGGCCGCCCTGACAGCCGCCCTGCACACGTCGGCCGCCGCCCTCCCCGCCCTCCTCCCCGGCCCCTGA
- a CDS encoding VOC family protein yields MTIRHITIDARDTLAIARFWSELTGAPIDAESDDEEALVESTPGLLFIAVPEAKTVKNRLHLDIQPPTGTRDEFVDKVVALGATIFQDHRKPDGTGWVTLRDPEGNEFCVERSAAEREPAAG; encoded by the coding sequence ATGACCATCCGTCACATCACCATCGACGCCCGCGACACCCTGGCGATCGCCCGGTTCTGGTCGGAGCTGACCGGCGCCCCGATCGACGCCGAGTCCGACGACGAGGAGGCGCTGGTCGAGTCCACCCCGGGCCTGCTGTTCATCGCGGTACCCGAGGCGAAGACGGTCAAGAACCGCCTCCACCTCGACATCCAGCCGCCGACCGGCACCCGCGACGAGTTCGTCGACAAGGTCGTCGCCCTCGGCGCCACGATCTTCCAGGACCACCGCAAGCCGGACGGCACCGGCTGGGTCACCCTGCGCGACCCCGAGGGCAACGAGTTCTGCGTCGAGCGCAGCGCCGCCGAGCGCGAGCCGGCCGCGGGCTGA
- a CDS encoding phosphotransferase, producing the protein MDGGQDHGAVRVGATVRRTPGRWTPAVHALLDHLEQSGFDQAPRARGFDADGREKLTFLPGETVGATRPWPAWVHSEDALVQVARWVRAYHAAVAGFRPPAGAIWREGGVWRPGLIIGHNDAAPYNAAWQHGRLTGFFDWDLAAPLTAEDDLAGVAFSWVPLHARRVVAAEGFTAFSERPRRLRAFLAAYGWGGTTTDFAATTQNRVRGWARTVRETAAAGDPTYQGMLANGVDATLEQAADELAALRF; encoded by the coding sequence ATGGACGGTGGTCAGGATCATGGAGCGGTCCGGGTCGGCGCGACGGTACGCCGCACGCCGGGCCGCTGGACGCCGGCCGTGCACGCCCTCCTGGACCATCTTGAACAGTCCGGTTTCGATCAGGCCCCGCGGGCGCGTGGCTTCGACGCCGACGGCCGGGAGAAGCTGACCTTCCTGCCCGGTGAGACGGTCGGCGCCACCCGCCCGTGGCCGGCCTGGGTGCACTCCGAGGACGCGCTGGTCCAGGTGGCCCGCTGGGTGCGCGCCTACCACGCGGCGGTCGCCGGTTTCCGCCCGCCGGCCGGTGCGATCTGGCGTGAGGGCGGCGTCTGGCGACCGGGACTGATCATCGGCCACAACGACGCCGCCCCGTACAACGCGGCCTGGCAGCACGGCCGCCTCACCGGCTTCTTCGACTGGGACCTGGCCGCGCCGCTCACCGCCGAGGACGATCTCGCCGGCGTCGCGTTCAGCTGGGTGCCCCTGCACGCACGCCGGGTGGTCGCGGCGGAGGGTTTCACCGCGTTCTCCGAGCGGCCGCGGCGGCTGCGGGCATTCCTTGCCGCGTACGGGTGGGGCGGCACCACCACCGACTTCGCGGCGACGACGCAGAACCGCGTCCGCGGCTGGGCCCGGACGGTGCGCGAGACGGCGGCCGCGGGCGACCCCACCTACCAGGGGATGCTCGCCAACGGTGTCGACGCGACCTTGGAGCAGGCGGCGGACGAACTGGCCGCCCTCCGCTTCTGA
- a CDS encoding 2'-5' RNA ligase family protein: protein MEPTQSALIVPIPEAEPAVSGLRERLDSAARWGIPAHITVLYPFLSPAQLTPAVLAAVRLVAAGVPRFFLSLDRIAWFTDRVLWLAPDPAEPFRELTNRIATRFPQAQPYEGVFDEVVPHLTVGHDHPKADLDAAAEQVRPHLPIRARVTSLRLITGLPQGAGSWHTVTDFPLG, encoded by the coding sequence GTGGAACCGACGCAGAGCGCTCTGATCGTGCCGATTCCCGAGGCGGAGCCGGCGGTGTCCGGTCTGCGTGAGCGGCTGGACTCCGCGGCGCGGTGGGGCATCCCCGCGCACATCACGGTGCTCTATCCGTTCCTGTCGCCCGCGCAGCTGACGCCGGCGGTCCTCGCGGCGGTGCGGCTGGTCGCGGCGGGTGTCCCCCGGTTCTTCCTGAGCCTGGACCGGATCGCCTGGTTCACCGATCGGGTGCTGTGGCTGGCGCCGGACCCGGCCGAGCCGTTCCGGGAGCTGACCAACCGGATCGCCACCCGGTTCCCGCAGGCGCAGCCCTACGAGGGGGTGTTCGACGAGGTGGTGCCGCATCTGACGGTGGGGCACGACCATCCGAAGGCTGATCTGGACGCCGCCGCCGAGCAGGTCCGGCCGCATCTGCCGATCCGGGCCCGGGTCACGTCGCTGCGCCTGATCACGGGCCTTCCGCAGGGCGCCGGCTCCTGGCATACGGTGACCGATTTCCCGCTGGGCTGA
- a CDS encoding Clp protease N-terminal domain-containing protein: MTSPVRLDDLIAAINSSRPDSPIERLSEAVLLADRLGELADHLIGHFVDQARRAGSSWTEIGAGLGVSKQAAQKRFVGKFDFAQAFHRFSDQARRAVVGATGQARAHGGAEIAPGHLTLALLDLPDSLAVRALAAQGLTIETVRSGVTAALPGAAAAVPDVIPFDGRARKALELTFREALRLQHEDVGTGHLLLALIEEEAPDGGVLGRLGVHKAAVEQTVLAGPAETRREPAS; this comes from the coding sequence ATGACCTCTCCCGTACGGCTCGACGACCTGATCGCGGCGATCAACTCCAGCCGCCCCGACTCACCGATCGAGCGCCTCTCCGAAGCAGTGCTGCTCGCCGACCGGCTCGGTGAGCTCGCCGACCACCTGATCGGCCACTTCGTCGACCAGGCCCGCCGCGCCGGCAGCTCATGGACCGAGATCGGCGCCGGCCTCGGCGTCTCCAAGCAGGCCGCGCAGAAACGGTTCGTCGGCAAGTTCGACTTCGCCCAGGCCTTCCACCGCTTCTCCGACCAGGCCCGGCGCGCCGTCGTCGGCGCCACCGGCCAGGCCCGCGCACACGGCGGCGCCGAGATCGCGCCCGGGCACCTCACCCTCGCCCTGCTCGACCTGCCGGACAGCCTCGCCGTGCGGGCGCTGGCCGCGCAGGGCCTGACGATCGAGACCGTCCGGTCCGGTGTCACCGCGGCACTGCCGGGCGCCGCCGCGGCGGTGCCGGACGTGATCCCGTTCGACGGCCGCGCCCGCAAGGCCCTGGAACTGACCTTCCGGGAGGCGCTGCGGCTGCAGCACGAGGACGTCGGCACCGGGCACCTGCTGCTCGCGCTGATCGAGGAGGAGGCGCCGGACGGCGGGGTGCTCGGCCGGCTCGGGGTGCACAAGGCCGCTGTCGAGCAGACCGTGCTGGCCGGCCCGGCGGAGACCCGGCGCGAGCCGGCGAGCTAG
- a CDS encoding DUF808 domain-containing protein, which produces MSAGLAALLDDVAVLARAAAASVDDVGAAAAKAGAKAAGVVIDDAAVTPQYVRGLAAEREIPIVKRIALGSLRNKFLIILPVILLLSEFVDWLLTPLLMIGGAYLCYEGAEKVWAKIAHHEAHGDDAQAQDEKTLVSGAIRTDLILSAEIMVISLNEVADESFVSRLLILCVVALVMTVLVYGVVGLIVKMDDVGLRLSQLDSKGAARFGRGLVKAMPKVLTVLTVVGTAAMLWVGGHILLVGSDELGLHFLYEFVHHLEEGAHDATGALGGLVGWLVNTIASAIIGLIVGAIIVAILSVTLHRKSHGGEDHHAGTDDSTAPAATEHTATEPAAAPVAEAPSPSPSPAPAPAAESDTEK; this is translated from the coding sequence TTGAGCGCTGGACTCGCAGCTCTGCTGGACGATGTGGCGGTGCTGGCGCGTGCCGCCGCCGCGTCGGTCGATGACGTCGGGGCCGCGGCCGCGAAAGCCGGCGCGAAGGCGGCCGGTGTCGTCATCGACGACGCGGCCGTCACCCCTCAGTACGTGCGTGGCCTGGCCGCCGAACGGGAGATCCCGATCGTCAAGCGGATCGCGCTCGGATCGTTGCGCAACAAATTCCTGATCATCCTGCCGGTCATCCTGCTGCTCAGCGAGTTCGTGGACTGGCTGCTGACGCCGCTGCTGATGATCGGTGGCGCGTACCTGTGTTACGAGGGCGCGGAGAAGGTGTGGGCGAAGATCGCCCATCACGAGGCGCACGGTGACGACGCGCAGGCGCAGGACGAGAAGACTCTGGTCTCCGGCGCGATCCGGACCGACCTGATCCTGTCCGCCGAGATCATGGTGATCTCGCTGAACGAGGTGGCCGACGAGTCGTTCGTGTCGCGGCTGCTGATCCTGTGCGTCGTTGCGCTGGTGATGACGGTGCTGGTCTACGGCGTCGTCGGCCTGATCGTGAAGATGGACGACGTCGGCCTGCGGCTGTCGCAGCTCGACAGCAAGGGCGCGGCCCGGTTCGGCCGCGGCCTGGTCAAGGCGATGCCGAAGGTGCTGACGGTGCTGACGGTGGTCGGCACGGCGGCGATGCTCTGGGTCGGCGGGCACATCCTGCTGGTCGGTTCCGACGAGCTGGGCCTGCACTTCCTCTACGAGTTCGTGCATCACCTGGAGGAGGGCGCGCACGACGCCACCGGCGCGCTCGGCGGCCTGGTCGGCTGGCTGGTCAACACGATCGCCAGCGCCATCATCGGCCTGATCGTCGGCGCGATCATCGTGGCGATCCTGAGCGTGACCCTGCACCGCAAGTCCCACGGCGGCGAGGACCACCACGCCGGTACGGATGACAGCACCGCGCCGGCGGCCACCGAGCACACCGCGACGGAGCCCGCCGCGGCGCCGGTGGCCGAAGCCCCGTCCCCGTCCCCGTCCCCGGCCCCGGCCCCGGCGGCCGAATCCGACACCGAGAAGTAG
- a CDS encoding YciI family protein — translation MPKFITIGYGDQAGYDRTDPAVRDRAHAHDQRLIAAGAQTAIAGEPVQVRNHDGAGVRVEKGPFGSAPLPLAGFGIIEAASLQEAIDRVAGTPCAVAQGVVEVWPLRDS, via the coding sequence ATGCCGAAGTTCATCACCATCGGATACGGCGACCAGGCCGGCTACGACCGCACCGACCCGGCCGTCCGCGACCGGGCCCACGCCCACGACCAGCGGCTGATCGCGGCCGGCGCGCAGACGGCGATCGCCGGCGAGCCGGTCCAGGTCCGCAACCACGACGGCGCCGGCGTCCGCGTCGAGAAGGGCCCGTTCGGATCCGCGCCGCTGCCCCTCGCCGGCTTCGGCATCATCGAGGCGGCGTCCCTGCAGGAGGCGATCGATCGGGTGGCGGGCACACCGTGCGCGGTGGCCCAGGGCGTCGTCGAGGTCTGGCCCCTGCGCGACTCCTGA
- a CDS encoding AAA family ATPase: MFIKAVRLDDAPGDGYPFDLPVVRDLRDRGGLRLTSPVTLLAGDNGSGKSTLIEAIAVAAGFNAEGGTTAFRFATRASESVLGAHLTLSRTPGRRPRTGFFLRAESFYNVATEIDDLRATGSYGGRSLHERSHGESFLDLAAHRFGPAGLYLLDEPEAALSVNGCLALMVHIAELVAAGSQFIVATHSPILLACPDATIVEIGPGGLISEVDYDQAEAVALTRTFLADPQRMLRRLLQE; the protein is encoded by the coding sequence GTGTTCATCAAGGCGGTCCGGCTCGACGACGCTCCCGGCGACGGCTACCCGTTCGATCTGCCGGTCGTGCGTGACCTGCGCGACCGCGGCGGGTTGAGGCTCACCTCGCCGGTCACGCTGCTCGCCGGGGACAACGGCAGCGGCAAGTCCACGCTGATCGAGGCGATCGCGGTGGCCGCCGGGTTCAACGCCGAGGGCGGGACGACGGCGTTCCGCTTCGCGACCCGGGCCAGCGAGTCCGTGCTCGGTGCGCATCTGACGCTGTCGCGGACGCCGGGCCGGCGTCCGCGCACCGGGTTCTTCCTGCGCGCCGAGTCGTTCTACAACGTCGCGACCGAGATCGACGACCTGCGGGCCACCGGCTCGTACGGCGGCCGCTCCCTGCACGAACGCTCACACGGCGAGTCGTTCCTCGACCTGGCGGCGCACCGGTTCGGGCCGGCCGGGCTCTACCTGCTCGACGAGCCGGAGGCGGCGCTGTCGGTGAACGGCTGTCTCGCGCTGATGGTGCACATCGCCGAACTGGTCGCGGCCGGCAGCCAGTTCATCGTCGCCACGCACTCGCCGATCCTGCTCGCCTGCCCGGACGCGACGATCGTCGAGATCGGCCCGGGTGGCCTGATCAGCGAGGTGGACTACGACCAGGCCGAGGCGGTGGCGCTGACCCGCACGTTCCTGGCCGATCCGCAGCGGATGCTGCGGCGGCTGCTCCAGGAGTAG
- a CDS encoding DUF6204 family protein, with protein sequence MTDKRTIRVTVRGSFDNLTADQKAELIAAGAEHADMLAVEYTAEGHLHYDLAARPFFTFRFAEQVDEEKDIPQVTARAEAKAAAWMTARGYGFKRITSQTVDMSEVPLGPRGRRLQG encoded by the coding sequence GTGACCGACAAACGCACCATCCGCGTCACCGTGCGCGGATCCTTCGACAACCTCACCGCCGACCAGAAGGCCGAGCTGATCGCGGCCGGGGCGGAGCACGCCGACATGCTCGCCGTGGAGTACACCGCCGAGGGCCACCTGCACTACGACCTCGCGGCCCGGCCGTTCTTCACCTTCCGCTTCGCCGAGCAGGTCGACGAGGAGAAGGACATCCCGCAGGTGACGGCCCGCGCGGAGGCCAAGGCGGCGGCGTGGATGACCGCGCGGGGGTACGGGTTCAAGCGGATCACCTCGCAGACGGTGGACATGTCCGAGGTGCCGCTGGGCCCGCGCGGCCGTCGCCTGCAGGGCTGA
- a CDS encoding DUF6193 family natural product biosynthesis protein has translation MPTHPDPAVLYPEVAARGSLPAALRAIAAERGLFIQVPEMESSSLYGALVSTTVAHRRSLEVSASRVERRWFIRGCERDQDLALIEGDTLDLAQVVRAAQAWHDGAGLDEFPEVAPFVKLTGRFEVPDRDPGQMVESEWQHLRKEAAEVGWPEYHALIEAAYAEARLRKLYPFTSHWSLRFSTRTRPRLSREVRICLHPGHDQDYIVTMGYMGQDLGRTTTAEEAVLLAVRHLPANLNPVTVGTAGSS, from the coding sequence GTGCCGACGCATCCCGATCCTGCCGTCCTCTATCCAGAGGTTGCCGCCAGGGGCAGTCTCCCGGCAGCGTTGCGGGCCATCGCCGCCGAACGGGGACTGTTCATCCAGGTGCCGGAGATGGAGTCCAGTTCCTTGTATGGCGCTCTCGTTTCGACCACCGTCGCGCACCGCCGGAGTCTGGAGGTGTCCGCCAGTCGCGTTGAGCGCCGGTGGTTCATCCGCGGCTGCGAACGTGACCAGGATCTGGCCCTGATCGAAGGAGACACGCTGGACCTCGCCCAAGTCGTCCGAGCCGCGCAGGCGTGGCATGACGGGGCAGGTTTGGACGAGTTCCCCGAGGTCGCGCCGTTCGTGAAGTTGACCGGGCGGTTCGAGGTGCCCGACCGCGATCCCGGTCAGATGGTCGAGTCGGAGTGGCAGCACCTGCGCAAGGAAGCAGCCGAGGTCGGCTGGCCCGAGTACCACGCACTGATCGAGGCGGCGTATGCCGAGGCGAGGCTGCGAAAGCTCTACCCGTTCACCAGCCATTGGTCCCTGCGGTTCTCCACCAGGACCCGGCCCCGCCTCTCCCGCGAGGTCAGGATCTGCCTGCACCCGGGGCATGACCAGGACTACATCGTGACGATGGGCTACATGGGACAGGACCTCGGCCGGACCACCACGGCGGAGGAAGCAGTGCTGCTGGCGGTGCGTCACCTGCCAGCCAACCTCAACCCCGTGACGGTGGGCACCGCTGGATCGAGCTGA